Proteins encoded in a region of the Mesoflavibacter profundi genome:
- a CDS encoding DUF4856 domain-containing protein produces the protein MKKLVLTLCIATALFSCSSDDNDTIVIEDGNGVTAPDTYTFERNGSTTVSYSGQTDRILMAEELISGLKNTSFTAAQLQAMFDHQEGNDDFSDASLNASTKSIKSKTAASSDYFSANTTDQAAIRADFEAFITSQVNDVYPNWNTNATPGVAGQIQEAGGGSTRYVNEKGLEYNQAFNKGLIGALMVDQMLNNYLSTSVLDAGTNVADNNNAVLAEGKNYTNMEHKWDEAFGYLYGTETNAAMPALGADSFLNKYLSRVENDTDFSGIAMDIYNAFKLGRAAIVAKNYDVRDAQAQIIREKVSEIIGIRAVYYLQQGKAGLEAANPDMASVFHDLSEGYGFVYSLQFTRKPNTNEPYLTKADVDAYIQTLMSNNGFWDVTPTTLQTISDEISAEFNFTTAQAGS, from the coding sequence ATGAAAAAATTAGTTTTAACTTTATGTATTGCAACCGCGTTATTTTCTTGTTCTAGTGACGATAACGATACAATAGTAATAGAAGATGGTAATGGAGTAACTGCACCAGATACTTACACTTTTGAAAGAAACGGATCTACAACAGTAAGTTACAGTGGTCAAACAGATCGTATTTTAATGGCAGAAGAGCTTATCTCTGGATTAAAAAATACATCTTTTACAGCAGCTCAATTACAAGCTATGTTTGATCACCAAGAAGGTAATGACGATTTTTCTGATGCTAGCTTAAATGCATCTACTAAAAGCATAAAGAGTAAAACTGCAGCATCTTCAGATTATTTTTCTGCAAACACTACAGATCAAGCCGCTATAAGAGCAGATTTTGAGGCGTTTATAACTAGTCAAGTAAACGATGTTTATCCTAATTGGAATACTAACGCTACACCTGGTGTAGCTGGTCAAATACAAGAAGCTGGTGGCGGATCTACAAGATATGTTAACGAAAAAGGTTTAGAGTACAATCAAGCTTTTAATAAAGGTTTAATTGGTGCTTTAATGGTAGACCAAATGCTTAATAATTATTTAAGTACTTCAGTTTTAGATGCAGGAACAAACGTTGCAGATAATAACAATGCTGTTTTAGCTGAAGGAAAAAACTATACTAATATGGAGCACAAATGGGATGAAGCATTTGGGTATTTATATGGTACTGAAACTAATGCTGCTATGCCAGCTTTAGGTGCAGATAGCTTTTTAAATAAGTATTTATCTAGAGTAGAAAATGATACTGATTTTTCTGGAATTGCAATGGATATTTACAATGCATTTAAATTAGGACGTGCTGCAATTGTAGCTAAAAACTACGATGTCAGAGATGCACAAGCACAAATTATAAGAGAAAAAGTTTCTGAAATTATAGGAATAAGAGCTGTATATTATTTACAACAAGGTAAAGCAGGTTTAGAAGCTGCAAATCCAGATATGGCTTCAGTGTTTCATGATTTGTCAGAAGGTTATGGGTTTGTTTACAGTTTACAGTTTACAAGAAAACCAAACACAAATGAGCCTTACTTAACAAAAGCAGATGTAGATGCTTATATCCAAACATTAATGTCTAACAACGGATTTTGGGATGTAACACCAACAACATTACAAACAATTTCTGATGAAATATCAGCAGAATTTAATTTTACAACTGCTCAAGCAGGAAGTTAA
- a CDS encoding imelysin family protein has product MKKIAFSLLILITIVACTSSEESSSSVRNDGFDRSAMLSNWANNSIIPALQDLDQKLETLQEDKNTFISTVNQTNLEQLRTSWLEAYKVWQHVEMFNIGKAEEISYVFQMNVYPTNTQDIESNIASQNYDLSAVGNNDAVGFPALDYMLFGLDTDDNAILSKYNDANYVNYLNDLVDRMVDLNAIVLTDWQANYINSFTASTDNTSTSAVNKLTNDFIFYYEKGFRANKFGIPAGVFSGSTPLSEKVEGYYSKVYSKTLALEAIDAVQNFFNGVSYNQLETGSSFSSYLNYLNRQDLVTTITTKLNNGRDKINTLQDNFYAQVTSDNTQMTETFDVLQLAVVSFKVDMLQAFNINVDYVDADGD; this is encoded by the coding sequence ATGAAAAAAATTGCCTTTAGTCTACTTATTTTAATCACGATTGTTGCGTGTACTTCAAGTGAAGAGAGTTCTTCTTCTGTGCGTAACGATGGTTTTGATAGAAGTGCAATGTTAAGTAATTGGGCTAATAATTCAATTATTCCAGCACTTCAAGATTTAGATCAAAAATTAGAAACATTACAAGAAGATAAAAACACTTTTATCTCGACAGTTAATCAAACCAATTTAGAGCAATTAAGAACAAGTTGGTTAGAAGCCTACAAAGTATGGCAACATGTAGAAATGTTTAATATTGGTAAAGCCGAAGAGATTTCTTACGTGTTTCAAATGAATGTTTATCCAACAAACACTCAAGATATCGAGTCTAATATTGCCTCACAAAATTACGATTTAAGCGCAGTTGGTAATAACGATGCAGTTGGTTTTCCTGCTTTAGATTATATGTTATTTGGTTTAGATACAGACGATAATGCTATCCTTTCAAAGTATAACGACGCTAACTATGTAAATTATTTAAATGATTTGGTAGATCGTATGGTCGATTTAAACGCTATTGTTTTAACAGATTGGCAAGCTAATTACATAAATTCCTTTACAGCTTCTACAGATAATACATCTACTAGCGCAGTTAATAAATTAACAAACGATTTTATTTTTTATTACGAAAAAGGCTTTAGAGCCAACAAGTTTGGTATTCCTGCTGGTGTGTTTTCTGGATCAACACCTTTAAGCGAAAAAGTGGAAGGTTATTACTCTAAAGTTTACTCTAAAACACTAGCATTAGAAGCTATAGATGCTGTTCAGAACTTTTTTAATGGTGTATCTTACAATCAGTTAGAAACAGGATCTTCATTTTCTAGTTACCTTAATTACTTAAATAGACAAGATTTAGTAACTACAATAACTACAAAATTAAATAACGGACGTGATAAGATTAACACGTTACAAGATAATTTTTACGCTCAAGTAACTTCGGATAACACACAAATGACTGAAACTTTTGATGTGCTACAATTAGCAGTAGTATCTTTTAAAGTAGACATGTTACAAGCTTTTAATATTAATGTAGATTACGTAGATGCAGATGGCGATTAA
- a CDS encoding HTTM domain-containing protein: MYKSLSIYLNKQSNAAPLVVFRLFFGLMMCYSLIRFWINGWIETLYIQPKFHFSYYGFSWVKPLGQFTYLLFVFCFVMAFLVAIGYKYRLAIIGFFLSFTYIELMDKTTYLNHYYFISILSFLLIFLPANARFSLDSYFKNKSFKQVPTWTIDSVKLLLGLVYFFAGIAKLNSDWLFKAMPLKIWLPSKYDLPFLGETLMQQNWFHFAMSWSGMLYDILIPFLLLYKRTRWFAFILVVIFHVFTRVLFNIGMFPYIMIVSTLIFFDYKFHLKIINFINKSLSKYKKSTISFLQTFPSKLNIQKRIVLLFFVIQLVFPFRYLLYPGELFWTEEGYRFSWRVMLMEKMGIATFKIVNGETGEFFYVENSDFLTSFQEKQMSFQPDFILEYAHFLGDHFTKQGHKNIEVYVQSYVALNGRQSSLFINPDVNLYAIKETFKPKSWILPFNDDIKGL; encoded by the coding sequence ATGTATAAATCACTTTCGATATACTTAAATAAACAATCTAACGCTGCTCCTTTAGTAGTGTTTAGATTGTTTTTTGGTTTAATGATGTGTTATAGTCTTATTAGGTTTTGGATAAATGGATGGATAGAAACGCTTTACATTCAACCAAAATTTCATTTTTCTTATTATGGCTTTTCATGGGTAAAACCTTTAGGTCAATTTACGTATCTACTTTTTGTATTTTGCTTTGTAATGGCGTTTTTAGTTGCAATTGGATACAAGTATAGATTGGCAATTATAGGTTTCTTTTTAAGTTTTACTTATATAGAATTAATGGATAAAACCACTTATCTAAACCATTATTACTTTATAAGTATTTTAAGTTTCTTATTAATTTTTCTTCCAGCAAATGCTAGGTTTTCTTTAGACAGTTATTTTAAAAATAAAAGCTTTAAGCAAGTTCCAACTTGGACAATAGATTCGGTAAAACTGTTATTAGGACTTGTCTATTTTTTTGCAGGTATAGCAAAACTTAATAGTGATTGGTTGTTTAAAGCCATGCCATTAAAAATATGGTTACCTTCTAAATATGATTTACCATTTTTAGGCGAAACGTTGATGCAACAAAACTGGTTTCATTTTGCGATGAGTTGGTCTGGTATGTTGTACGATATTTTAATTCCGTTTTTATTACTCTATAAACGCACAAGATGGTTTGCATTTATTTTGGTTGTTATATTTCATGTGTTTACGCGAGTGCTTTTTAACATAGGAATGTTTCCGTATATCATGATTGTATCTACGCTGATTTTTTTCGATTATAAATTTCATCTAAAAATTATCAACTTTATCAATAAAAGTCTTTCAAAATATAAAAAGAGCACCATTTCGTTTTTACAAACATTTCCTTCTAAGTTAAATATTCAAAAGCGAATTGTGTTGCTTTTTTTCGTCATTCAATTAGTATTTCCTTTTAGATATCTATTATATCCAGGTGAATTATTTTGGACTGAAGAAGGGTATCGATTTTCTTGGCGTGTTATGCTTATGGAAAAAATGGGAATTGCAACTTTTAAAATTGTAAATGGTGAAACAGGCGAATTTTTTTACGTAGAAAATTCTGATTTTTTAACCAGCTTTCAAGAAAAGCAAATGAGCTTTCAGCCAGACTTTATATTAGAATACGCACACTTTTTAGGCGATCATTTTACAAAACAAGGACATAAAAATATAGAAGTATATGTGCAAAGTTATGTTGCATTAAATGGAAGACAAAGTTCTTTATTTATAAATCCTGACGTAAATTTGTACGCTATAAAAGAAACTTTTAAACCCAAATCTTGGATATTACCTTTTAACGATGACATTAAAGGACTATAA
- a CDS encoding TonB-dependent receptor domain-containing protein yields the protein MTLKDYNFIITAILLSVVSYAQQTITGNVVAKSTQSPIQDVLIYDKQSGLLTQTNANGSFTFTTEKETLTLAFFTYEFEIEERTINTNTTTNLNIELEDLTQQLSEVQLTARKAEVFQLQRLKDVEETAIYAGKKTEVVLVDQSLANLATNNSRQIYSQVAGLNIFENDDAGLQLNIGGRGLDPNRTSNFNTRQNGYDISADVLGYPESYYTPAAEGLEQIQVIRGAASLQYGTQFGGLINFKTKAPNANKPLELITRNTVGSFGLYTNFTSVSGTKNKFSYYSYFNYKKGDGFRPNSEFESKNIFGHIGYQLSDKTKLEGEVTYMRYLAQQAGGLTDRMFNEDPFQSNRKRNWFQVDWFLYNLKLAHQFSEKTNFTFNFFGLKAQRNALGFRTNRVNQEDANQERDLIKGDFSNFGFESRLLTKYKLFNKDATFLIGTKFYKANNTEQQGPGTAEGNPNFNFATQQYPNYPNQSKYELPNLNVAVFGEHILYLSDKFSLTPGFRFEYIKTESEGFYQNINTDFAGNVIFSETVDTFQNFERSFALLGLGLSYKPTTNFETYANISQNYRSITFSDINISNPAFQINPDITDEEGFTADLGIRGNLKNYVSYDANIFGLFYNRRIGFITKDRGDGRIVSERGNIGDAVIYGLESLVDFNLKKVLNLNDDFKLNTFLNTSVITSEYVSSKANAVEGNKVEFVPEFNLKTGIKFGYKNALLNVQYSYLSDQFSDATNSSSQDDLSGVIGLIPAYDVLDVSLSYTYKRFKLETGVNNALDNYYFTRRATGYPGPGIIPSAPRNYYATLQMKF from the coding sequence ATGACATTAAAGGACTATAATTTTATAATTACTGCAATTTTATTAAGTGTTGTGTCTTACGCGCAACAAACAATAACAGGTAACGTTGTTGCAAAATCTACACAATCTCCAATACAAGATGTGTTAATTTATGATAAACAATCAGGATTATTAACACAAACCAATGCTAACGGAAGTTTTACGTTTACGACAGAAAAAGAAACACTAACATTAGCATTTTTTACTTATGAATTTGAAATTGAAGAACGTACAATAAACACAAACACAACAACTAATTTAAATATTGAATTAGAAGACTTAACGCAGCAATTATCTGAAGTGCAGTTAACCGCAAGAAAAGCAGAAGTGTTTCAACTACAACGTTTAAAAGATGTTGAAGAAACTGCGATTTATGCAGGTAAAAAAACCGAAGTCGTGCTTGTCGATCAATCTTTAGCAAACCTCGCCACCAATAATAGTAGGCAAATTTACAGTCAAGTTGCAGGATTAAATATTTTTGAAAACGACGATGCAGGTTTACAATTAAATATTGGCGGACGAGGATTAGATCCTAACAGAACGTCAAATTTTAATACCAGACAAAATGGTTACGATATTAGCGCCGATGTTTTAGGATATCCAGAAAGTTATTATACGCCAGCAGCCGAAGGTTTAGAGCAAATACAAGTTATTAGAGGCGCAGCATCTTTACAATATGGGACTCAATTTGGTGGTTTGATTAATTTTAAAACTAAAGCGCCAAATGCCAATAAACCATTAGAACTTATTACGCGTAATACCGTTGGTAGTTTTGGTTTGTATACCAACTTTACAAGTGTTAGCGGTACAAAAAACAAATTTAGCTACTACAGTTACTTTAATTACAAAAAAGGTGACGGATTTAGACCAAATAGCGAGTTTGAGTCTAAAAATATTTTTGGTCATATTGGTTATCAACTGTCTGATAAAACAAAATTAGAAGGCGAAGTAACCTACATGCGTTACCTAGCGCAGCAAGCTGGCGGATTAACAGATAGAATGTTTAACGAAGATCCATTTCAAAGTAACAGAAAACGAAACTGGTTTCAAGTAGATTGGTTTTTATATAACTTAAAATTAGCGCATCAGTTTTCAGAAAAAACTAACTTTACTTTTAACTTTTTTGGATTAAAAGCACAACGTAATGCATTAGGTTTTAGGACCAATCGTGTTAATCAAGAAGACGCTAATCAAGAACGAGATTTAATAAAAGGCGATTTTAGTAATTTTGGTTTTGAAAGTAGATTGCTAACCAAATACAAGCTATTTAATAAAGATGCTACTTTTTTAATAGGAACAAAGTTTTACAAAGCAAACAATACCGAACAGCAAGGTCCAGGAACAGCAGAAGGAAATCCGAATTTTAACTTTGCAACACAGCAATATCCAAATTATCCAAACCAATCAAAATACGAGTTGCCTAACCTTAATGTGGCTGTTTTTGGAGAACATATTTTATATCTATCCGATAAATTTTCATTAACACCAGGTTTTAGATTTGAATACATCAAAACCGAAAGCGAAGGTTTTTATCAAAACATAAACACAGATTTTGCTGGTAATGTTATTTTTAGTGAAACGGTAGATACGTTTCAAAATTTCGAGCGTTCGTTTGCATTACTTGGTTTAGGTTTAAGTTATAAACCTACTACCAATTTTGAAACCTATGCTAATATTTCTCAAAACTATAGATCGATCACCTTTTCAGATATAAATATTTCTAATCCAGCATTTCAAATCAATCCAGATATTACAGATGAAGAAGGTTTTACTGCCGATTTAGGTATTAGAGGAAATTTAAAAAACTACGTGTCTTATGATGCTAATATTTTTGGATTATTCTATAACAGAAGAATTGGATTTATTACCAAAGATAGAGGCGATGGACGCATTGTAAGTGAAAGAGGAAATATTGGAGATGCAGTAATTTATGGATTAGAGTCTTTAGTAGATTTCAATTTAAAAAAGGTGCTAAACCTAAATGACGATTTTAAGTTAAATACATTTTTAAATACTTCTGTAATTACATCAGAATATGTGTCTAGTAAAGCTAATGCTGTAGAAGGAAATAAAGTAGAATTTGTGCCAGAATTTAATCTAAAAACAGGTATTAAATTTGGATATAAAAACGCGTTGTTAAATGTGCAATATTCGTATTTGTCAGATCAGTTTTCAGATGCAACAAATTCGAGTTCTCAAGATGATCTAAGCGGAGTGATTGGGCTAATTCCAGCTTACGATGTGTTAGATGTGTCTTTAAGTTATACTTACAAAAGGTTTAAATTAGAAACTGGCGTTAATAATGCGTTAGACAATTATTACTTTACAAGACGTGCTACAGGATATCCTGGACCAGGAATTATACCATCTGCACCACGTAATTATTATGCAACATTACAAATGAAATTCTAA
- the guaB gene encoding IMP dehydrogenase, which translates to MTAHNNKIVGEGLTYDDVLLVPAFSEVLPREVNIQSKFTRNITINVPIVSAAMDTVTESRMAIAMAREGGIGVLHKNMTIEEQATKVRKVKRAESGMIIDPVTLPTTAIVADAKQAMKEHSIGGIPIVDATGKLKGIVTNRDLRFEHQNSRPIVEVMTSENLVTAPIGTSLKDAEKILQQNKIEKLLIVEGDKLEGLITFRDITKVTQKPIANKDNYGRLRVAAAIGVTGDAVDRAEALVNAGVDAIVIDTAHGHTKGVVNVLKEIKKKFPQLEAIVGNIATAEAAKYLVEAGADAVKVGIGPGSICTTRVVAGVGFPQFSAVLEVAAAIKGTGVPVIADGGIRYTGDIPKAIAAGADTVMLGSLLAGTKESPGETIIYEGRKFKSYRGMGSVEAMKQGSKDRYFQDVEDDIKKLVPEGIVGRVPYKGELFESIHQFVGGLRAGMGYCGAKDIATLKETGRFVKITSSGINESHPHDVTITKEAPNYSR; encoded by the coding sequence ATGACAGCACACAATAATAAAATAGTAGGCGAAGGATTAACTTACGATGATGTCCTACTAGTTCCAGCGTTTTCTGAAGTACTTCCACGCGAAGTCAATATTCAATCAAAATTCACAAGAAATATAACTATTAATGTGCCTATAGTTTCTGCAGCTATGGATACAGTTACCGAAAGTCGTATGGCGATAGCTATGGCTAGAGAAGGTGGTATTGGTGTGTTGCATAAAAACATGACCATAGAGGAGCAAGCGACTAAAGTACGTAAAGTAAAACGTGCAGAAAGCGGTATGATTATAGATCCAGTAACCTTGCCAACTACAGCAATTGTTGCAGATGCTAAACAAGCTATGAAAGAGCATAGTATTGGAGGTATTCCTATTGTTGATGCCACAGGAAAATTAAAAGGTATTGTAACTAATAGAGATTTACGTTTTGAGCATCAAAATTCTAGACCAATTGTAGAAGTAATGACTAGCGAAAATCTAGTAACAGCACCAATTGGTACGTCTTTAAAAGATGCAGAGAAAATACTTCAGCAAAATAAAATTGAAAAACTTTTAATTGTAGAAGGTGATAAACTTGAAGGATTAATTACGTTTAGAGATATTACCAAAGTTACTCAAAAGCCTATTGCTAATAAAGATAACTACGGAAGATTACGTGTTGCTGCAGCAATTGGAGTAACAGGTGATGCTGTAGATAGAGCAGAAGCTTTAGTAAATGCAGGAGTTGATGCAATTGTTATAGATACAGCACATGGACACACAAAAGGTGTTGTAAATGTTTTAAAAGAAATAAAGAAAAAATTCCCACAATTAGAAGCAATTGTTGGTAATATAGCGACAGCAGAAGCTGCAAAATATTTAGTAGAAGCTGGCGCAGACGCGGTAAAAGTAGGAATTGGACCAGGATCTATCTGTACAACACGTGTTGTTGCAGGTGTTGGTTTCCCACAGTTTAGTGCTGTTTTAGAAGTTGCAGCAGCAATAAAAGGAACAGGTGTTCCTGTGATAGCAGATGGCGGAATAAGATATACAGGAGATATACCTAAAGCAATTGCTGCAGGTGCAGATACAGTAATGTTAGGCTCATTATTAGCAGGTACAAAAGAAAGTCCAGGAGAAACTATTATTTACGAAGGTCGTAAGTTTAAGTCTTATCGTGGAATGGGATCTGTAGAAGCGATGAAGCAAGGTAGTAAAGATCGCTATTTTCAAGATGTAGAAGACGATATTAAAAAATTAGTTCCAGAAGGAATTGTTGGTCGTGTACCTTATAAAGGAGAGTTGTTTGAAAGTATACATCAGTTTGTTGGTGGATTACGTGCAGGAATGGGATATTGTGGTGCAAAAGACATTGCAACTTTAAAAGAAACTGGACGATTTGTAAAAATTACATCTTCAGGAATTAATGAAAGTCATCCGCATGACGTTACTATTACAAAAGAAGCTCCAAATTATTCTAGATAA
- a CDS encoding SRPBCC family protein: MKYTTQIQIDKPIDTCFALIENIDHLKHWQSGLHSVEHISGTPRQVGAILQLNYLFDRQYLTLTETLTFKEKNKALHFNFDTKGIHNIQENYFEATDSNTTIWTCNNEFIPTSLSTRLMLLLIPRAFKKQTKKYLADFKNYAEQGISVKED, translated from the coding sequence ATGAAATATACTACCCAAATCCAAATAGATAAACCTATTGATACTTGTTTTGCTTTAATAGAAAATATAGACCATTTAAAACACTGGCAATCTGGTTTACATAGTGTAGAGCATATCTCTGGTACACCAAGACAAGTTGGAGCTATTTTACAATTAAACTACTTATTTGATAGACAATACTTAACGCTTACCGAAACCTTAACTTTTAAAGAAAAAAACAAAGCCTTACATTTTAACTTTGATACTAAAGGCATACATAATATTCAAGAAAATTATTTTGAAGCAACCGATAGTAATACAACTATTTGGACTTGTAATAACGAATTTATTCCAACTAGTTTATCTACAAGATTAATGTTATTGCTTATACCAAGAGCTTTTAAAAAACAAACAAAAAAATATCTAGCAGATTTTAAAAATTACGCAGAACAAGGCATTTCTGTAAAAGAAGACTAA
- a CDS encoding peptidylprolyl isomerase — MKLSNIALFTVLFFSTFLVVKAQEKQILFSVEDTPVYASEFKRVYKKNLELVKDENQKDVDNYLDLFIKYKLKIAEAKQLGLDKKPAYLREFEGYKKQLSTNFLSNNQVTEALVKEAYERLKYEVNARHILVRIDENAPESQVKLAEDEINKLRDRVITEGYDAVKSIHNGRTLFAEELGFFTAFKMVYNFETAAYQTAIGEWSQPFRTRFGFHIVNVLDKRENRGTVTVAHIMLTNNNEDKAQDAEQQITEIYKRIKQGESFEALAKQFSQDKSSSSNGGKLNPFSSGQLSSPIFEEQAFSLETIGQISEPFKSKYGFHIVKLLDRKTIDTYQNMEAEIKAQVKKDSRSSVISESRYNNLLSKYNVTVNNNDLDYFTSILNNQYYKRIWQAPKTLDSTKVLFTLGDTSYKYSDFAKYLENSQRKRQAQLPFNQLVSVHYRSFLEAKLIKYQEENLEFENEEYANILNEYRDGLLLFDLMETKIWNAAREDSLGLKNYYKTNKQNYFFDKKLDVVIASSANKKDIKTVAKLLEQNKDIAQIKNQLNTEDEVNVSFIVDKVTLDHQALPNNFKAQQGVSKPFKHNNAYSVVKVNSIIPKQQKTFEEAKGKVISDFQELKEKQWLENLSKTYKVTINQDVLKQVKKDLN; from the coding sequence ATGAAGCTAAGTAATATAGCACTTTTTACGGTTCTATTTTTTTCAACTTTTTTGGTTGTAAAAGCACAAGAAAAACAAATTTTGTTTAGTGTAGAAGATACGCCAGTTTACGCATCTGAATTTAAAAGAGTTTATAAAAAAAATCTAGAATTAGTTAAAGACGAAAACCAAAAAGACGTCGATAACTATTTAGACTTATTTATCAAATATAAACTTAAAATTGCTGAAGCAAAACAGTTAGGATTAGACAAAAAACCTGCATATTTAAGAGAATTTGAAGGCTATAAAAAACAACTTTCTACCAATTTTTTAAGCAATAATCAAGTTACTGAAGCTTTGGTTAAAGAAGCGTACGAGCGATTAAAATATGAGGTAAATGCAAGACATATTTTAGTTAGAATAGACGAAAACGCTCCAGAAAGTCAAGTAAAATTAGCCGAAGATGAAATTAATAAATTACGTGATAGAGTAATTACAGAAGGTTACGATGCTGTAAAATCTATACACAATGGTCGTACTTTATTTGCAGAAGAATTAGGCTTTTTTACCGCTTTTAAAATGGTTTACAATTTTGAAACTGCAGCTTATCAAACAGCTATTGGCGAATGGTCGCAACCATTTAGAACACGTTTTGGATTTCATATAGTTAATGTTTTAGATAAAAGAGAAAACAGAGGTACAGTAACCGTTGCGCACATAATGCTAACCAATAATAACGAAGACAAAGCGCAGGATGCAGAACAACAAATTACAGAGATTTACAAGCGTATAAAACAAGGTGAAAGTTTTGAAGCTTTAGCCAAACAATTTTCTCAAGATAAAAGTTCTAGTAGTAACGGAGGTAAATTAAATCCTTTTTCTTCAGGACAATTAAGCAGTCCAATATTTGAAGAACAAGCATTTTCTTTAGAAACTATTGGGCAAATATCAGAACCATTTAAAAGTAAGTATGGATTTCATATCGTTAAATTATTAGATAGAAAAACAATAGATACTTATCAAAATATGGAAGCCGAAATTAAGGCTCAAGTAAAAAAAGATTCTAGATCAAGTGTAATTAGTGAATCTAGATATAACAACCTGTTAAGTAAATATAATGTTACAGTAAATAATAACGATTTAGATTATTTTACTTCAATCTTAAACAATCAATATTATAAACGTATTTGGCAAGCACCAAAAACTTTAGATAGTACAAAAGTGTTATTTACTTTAGGCGATACTTCTTATAAATATTCAGATTTTGCAAAGTATTTAGAAAATTCTCAAAGAAAAAGACAAGCGCAATTACCATTTAATCAATTAGTTTCGGTTCACTATAGATCTTTTCTTGAAGCTAAACTTATAAAATATCAAGAAGAAAATTTAGAGTTTGAAAATGAAGAATACGCTAATATTTTAAATGAATATCGCGACGGACTTTTACTTTTTGATTTAATGGAAACCAAAATCTGGAATGCTGCAAGAGAAGACAGTTTAGGATTAAAAAACTATTATAAAACCAATAAACAAAACTACTTTTTTGATAAGAAATTAGACGTGGTAATAGCATCTTCAGCTAATAAAAAAGATATAAAAACAGTAGCAAAGTTATTAGAGCAAAATAAAGACATTGCGCAAATTAAAAATCAACTTAATACAGAAGATGAAGTAAATGTTAGTTTTATCGTAGATAAAGTAACTTTAGATCATCAAGCGTTACCAAATAATTTTAAAGCACAACAAGGTGTTTCAAAACCATTTAAACATAATAATGCATATAGTGTAGTAAAAGTAAATAGTATTATTCCAAAACAGCAAAAAACGTTTGAAGAAGCTAAAGGAAAAGTTATTAGTGATTTTCAAGAGTTAAAAGAAAAACAATGGTTAGAAAACTTGTCTAAAACATACAAGGTGACGATAAACCAAGATGTATTAAAACAAGTAAAAAAGGATTTAAATTAG
- a CDS encoding peptidylprolyl isomerase: protein MKNLLYILITASLLQSCDYFKTAQTENAIARVNDVYLYQADLKKALPENLSTEDSTIFANNFINQWATQQLLVQGAEVNLSDKKLEKFDRLVTQYKNDLYSKAYLEALVTKNLDTAVSVESASTYYDSNKEAFKLNEDLIKFRYINIEPNRLDLESIKQKFKRFNTQDKKELDSIAIQFKSYSLNDSVWIRLDQAITKIPAVTLENKDELLKKSNFIQLKDSLGLYLMQINDVLLRNSTAPLEYVKPTINQIVINKRKLELIKQLEKDIKKDAINNKQFEIYN from the coding sequence TTGAAAAACTTATTATACATATTAATTACAGCTAGCTTATTACAATCTTGCGATTATTTTAAAACAGCGCAAACCGAAAATGCTATTGCAAGAGTAAACGATGTCTATCTTTATCAAGCAGATTTAAAAAAAGCATTACCAGAAAACCTATCTACAGAAGACAGTACAATTTTTGCAAATAATTTTATAAACCAATGGGCAACACAGCAATTGTTAGTTCAAGGTGCAGAAGTAAATTTAAGTGATAAAAAATTAGAAAAATTTGATAGGTTAGTAACACAATATAAAAACGATCTTTATAGTAAAGCGTATTTAGAAGCTTTAGTCACAAAAAACTTAGATACAGCAGTATCTGTAGAGTCTGCATCTACCTATTACGATAGTAACAAAGAAGCTTTTAAGTTAAATGAAGATTTAATTAAATTTAGATACATAAACATAGAGCCAAATCGATTAGATTTAGAAAGTATTAAACAAAAATTTAAAAGGTTTAATACTCAAGATAAAAAAGAATTAGATTCGATAGCCATTCAATTTAAGTCATATTCTTTAAACGATTCTGTTTGGATACGATTAGATCAAGCAATCACAAAAATTCCTGCAGTAACTTTAGAAAATAAAGACGAATTGTTAAAAAAATCTAATTTTATACAACTCAAAGATTCATTAGGATTATATTTGATGCAAATTAATGATGTATTATTACGCAATAGTACAGCACCATTAGAATACGTCAAGCCAACTATTAACCAGATTGTTATCAACAAACGCAAACTGGAATTAATAAAGCAATTAGAAAAGGATATTAAGAAAGATGCCATTAACAACAAACAATTTGAAATTTACAATTAA